One window of the Pseudomonas sihuiensis genome contains the following:
- a CDS encoding MFS transporter has product MSHTDSSAADTRSMSAAWWAVISLALGAFCLVTAEFLPISLLTPMAADLGVSNGAVGQAITATAVVAAFAGPLVVLFSGRLDRQKIVWGLMGMLVFSCILSAYASNITVLLIARGLLGFALGSFWAMMAALALRLVPPDKVPRAISIIMMGISLATIFAAPLGAYLGELWGWQATFLAASGIGVVALAIQMLTLPKLPATAAPGLASFKAALTRRAVVVGIGTGLLVISGHFAALTFIRPFLEEVPRLDVATVSLALLAFGVCGFFGNLAGGAVAARSPAWAVSSCSFLIAAVALTLILFGTQADVAFVAIALWGFAFGAFPVSISIWNARAAADHAESAGALLSSTFQVAIAAGAVLGGLIIDSLDSQAVIVYAATAACAGAALMFIRGLAIERQRG; this is encoded by the coding sequence ATGTCCCATACCGATTCATCTGCTGCTGACACCAGATCCATGTCTGCTGCTTGGTGGGCCGTCATCTCTCTTGCCCTGGGCGCCTTCTGCCTGGTCACGGCGGAATTCCTGCCGATCAGCCTGCTGACGCCGATGGCCGCCGACCTGGGCGTATCCAACGGTGCGGTGGGCCAGGCCATCACCGCCACCGCCGTGGTTGCCGCATTCGCCGGGCCGCTGGTGGTGCTGTTCTCGGGCCGCCTGGATCGGCAGAAGATCGTCTGGGGGTTGATGGGCATGCTGGTGTTCTCCTGCATCCTTTCGGCCTATGCCTCAAACATCACGGTACTGCTGATCGCGCGTGGGCTGCTGGGCTTCGCCCTCGGCAGCTTCTGGGCCATGATGGCAGCGCTCGCCCTGCGCCTGGTGCCCCCGGACAAGGTGCCGCGTGCCATCTCGATCATCATGATGGGCATCTCGCTCGCAACCATCTTCGCTGCCCCGCTGGGTGCCTACCTGGGAGAACTGTGGGGCTGGCAGGCAACTTTCCTGGCCGCGTCCGGCATTGGCGTGGTGGCGCTGGCGATCCAGATGCTGACCTTGCCCAAACTGCCGGCCACGGCAGCACCGGGCCTGGCGTCCTTCAAGGCAGCGCTGACGCGGCGTGCAGTCGTCGTCGGTATCGGCACCGGGCTGCTGGTCATTTCCGGGCACTTCGCCGCTCTGACCTTCATTCGCCCCTTCCTCGAGGAGGTTCCCCGCCTGGATGTCGCGACCGTCTCGCTTGCCTTGCTGGCCTTCGGTGTCTGCGGCTTTTTCGGCAACCTTGCCGGCGGCGCCGTCGCCGCGCGCAGTCCAGCCTGGGCAGTCAGCAGTTGCTCGTTCCTGATCGCTGCCGTTGCACTCACGCTGATCCTGTTCGGCACACAGGCCGACGTTGCCTTCGTCGCGATTGCGCTATGGGGCTTCGCCTTCGGCGCCTTCCCGGTATCGATCTCGATCTGGAACGCGCGCGCCGCCGCCGATCACGCGGAAAGCGCTGGCGCCCTGCTGTCCTCGACCTTCCAGGTCGCCATTGCTGCGGGTGCGGTTCTAGGAGGACTGATCATCGACAGCCTCGACTCACAAGCCGTGATCGTCTATGCCGCGACAGCAGCCTGCGCGGGCGCTGCCTTGATGTTCATTCGGGGTCTCGCGATCGAACGTCAGCGTGGCTGA
- a CDS encoding NADPH-dependent F420 reductase, with protein MPSIGIIGAGHIGAAFARALARRNIPAILSNSRGPESLQALVQSIGPSIRAGTREQAAAQPIVLVAVNWSKLPAALSGLADFAGRVVIDSNNPIEAPLFNPIDLHGRTSSEVFADLVPGAHVVKAFNHLNPRLLIADPAERGGRRVLFLAGDDNRAKNQVSALIDELGFAAIDLGELAEGGRLTQFPGGPLPSLELVQFG; from the coding sequence CGGCGCGGCCTTCGCCCGGGCCCTGGCACGCCGCAACATCCCGGCCATCCTGTCCAACAGCCGCGGGCCAGAGAGCCTGCAAGCCTTGGTACAATCCATCGGCCCGAGCATCCGTGCCGGCACCCGTGAACAGGCGGCAGCGCAGCCCATCGTGTTGGTCGCGGTGAACTGGTCGAAGCTGCCAGCCGCGCTGTCTGGGCTTGCGGACTTCGCCGGGCGTGTCGTCATCGACAGCAATAACCCGATCGAAGCGCCGCTGTTCAACCCTATCGATCTGCATGGCCGCACCTCAAGCGAAGTGTTTGCCGACCTGGTGCCGGGCGCCCATGTAGTGAAGGCGTTCAATCACCTGAACCCCAGACTGCTCATCGCCGATCCCGCCGAGCGCGGCGGCCGGCGTGTGCTGTTCCTGGCGGGTGACGACAATCGCGCGAAAAACCAGGTCAGCGCACTGATCGATGAGCTGGGTTTCGCCGCTATCGACCTTGGCGAACTGGCCGAAGGTGGGCGCCTGACGCAATTCCCCGGTGGGCCGTTGCCCTCGCTCGAACTGGTGCAGTTCGGCTGA